The Aythya fuligula isolate bAytFul2 chromosome 7, bAytFul2.pri, whole genome shotgun sequence genome has a window encoding:
- the ACTR1A gene encoding alpha-centractin produces MESYDVIANQPVVIDNGSGVIKAGFAGDQIPKYCFPNYVGRPKHVRVMAGALEGDIFIGPKAEEHRGLLSIRYPMEHGIVKDWNDMERIWQYVYSKDQLQTFSEEHPVLLTEAPLNPRKNRERAAEVFFETFNVPALFISMQAVLSLYATGRTTGVVLDSGDGVTHAVPIYEGFAMPHSIMRIDIAGRDVSRFLRLYLRKEGYDFHTTSEFEIVKTIKERACYLSINPQKDETLETEKAQYYLPDGSTIEIGPARFRAPELLFRPDLIGEECEGLHEVLVFAIQKSDMDLRRTLFSNIVLSGGSTLFKGFGDRLLSEVKKLAPKDVKIRISAPQERLYSTWIGGSILASLDTFKKMWVSKKEYEEDGARAIHRKTF; encoded by the exons GGCTCGGGTGTGATTAAAGCAGGCTTTGCAGGCGATCAAATACCGAAATACTGCTTCCCAAACTA TGTGGGGAGACCAAAGCACGTTCGTGTTATGGCTGGTGCTTTAGAAGGGGACATCTTCATTGGCCCGAAGGCAGAG GAGCACAGAGGCCTTCTCTCAATCCGATACCCGATGGAACACGGCATAGTAAAGGACTGGAATGACATGGAGCGCATCTGGCAGTACGTGTATTCAAAAGACCAGCTTCAGACGTTCTCAGAGGAG CATCCTGTGCTGCTGACAGAAGCACCCCTAAACCCACGCAAGAACAGAGAACGTGCTGCTGAGGTGTTTTTCGAGACCTTCAACGTGCCAGCACTGTTCATTTCCATGCAAGCTGTGCTCAGCCT GTATGCTACTGGGAGGACCACGGGGGTGGTGCTGGACTCGGGGGATGGCGTTACCCACGCGGTTCCCATTTACGAAGGCTTTGCCATGCCTCACTCCATCATGCGGATTGACATCGCTGGCCGCGACGTGTCCCGCTTCCTGCGCCTCTATCTGCGGAAGGAAGGCTACGACTTCCACACAACCTCAGAGTTTGAGATCGTCAAGACCATCAAGGAG CGTGCCTGCTACCTGTCAATAAACCCCCAGAAGGATGAGACTCTGGAGACCGAGAAGGCTCAGTACTACCTGCCAGATGGGAGCACGATTGAG ATCGGCCCTGCCCGTTTTCGAGCCCCGGAGCTCTTGTTCCGGCCAGACCTGATAGGGGAGGAATGTGAAGGACTCCATGAGGTGCTCGTTTTTGCCATTCAAAAATCAGACATGGACCTGAGGCGAACGCTGTTCTCCAACATTGTGCTGTCTGGAGGCTCCACGCTTTTCAAAG GCTTTGGTGATAGGCTCTTGAGCGAAGTGAAGAAACTAGCTCCGAAGGACGTCAAAATAAGG ATATCAGCTCCTCAGGAGAGATTGTATTCCACGTGGATCGG TGGCTCTATTCTGGCCTCACTGGACACCTTTAAGAAAATGTGGGTTTCGAAAAAGGAATATGAAGAAGACGGAGCTCGTGCCATC